One window of Neptuniibacter halophilus genomic DNA carries:
- the tusA gene encoding sulfurtransferase TusA — MSTIKADHVLDAQGLYCPEPVMMLHNRVRDMAAGEVLHILATDPSTQRDIPKFCTFLGHELVEQYVDEPLYGYYIRKGS, encoded by the coding sequence TAAAAGCTGACCATGTTCTGGATGCACAGGGCCTGTATTGCCCTGAACCCGTTATGATGTTGCATAACCGGGTGCGGGATATGGCGGCAGGAGAGGTCCTGCATATTCTGGCGACCGATCCCTCTACCCAACGGGATATTCCGAAGTTCTGTACCTTTCTCGGACATGAGCTGGTAGAGCAGTACGTTGATGAACCGCTCTACGGTTACTATATCCGCAAGGGCAGTTGA
- a CDS encoding ProQ/FinO family protein: protein MNKAPKAKSKNRAANMAALQQLMEAYPKTFDRKNVRPLKIGIQEDLVADEKVAKNKIKRALASYVRSLNYYRSLREGAERIDINGEPAGLVTKEESDHAKDKLREINKARQEKRKEQEREERMSMKLEQLVTRK from the coding sequence GTGAACAAAGCGCCAAAGGCGAAATCCAAAAACCGTGCTGCAAATATGGCTGCTCTGCAGCAGTTGATGGAAGCGTATCCGAAAACCTTTGATCGTAAAAACGTTCGTCCTCTGAAGATCGGCATTCAGGAAGATCTGGTTGCGGATGAAAAAGTAGCGAAGAACAAAATCAAGCGGGCGCTGGCCAGCTATGTGCGTTCGCTGAACTACTACCGTTCACTGCGTGAAGGTGCCGAGCGGATCGATATTAATGGCGAGCCGGCAGGTCTGGTGACTAAAGAAGAGTCTGATCACGCTAAAGATAAGCTGCGCGAAATTAACAAAGCGCGGCAGGAAAAGCGTAAAGAGCAGGAGCGTGAAGAGCGAATGTCCATGAAGCTGGAGCAACTGGTCACGCGTAAATAA
- a CDS encoding bifunctional diguanylate cyclase/phosphodiesterase, with protein MSLVNQLIGAILAILIGLVSGTLYIMSESSRSVLQDQLESHAQDSATHLGLYLAPYMAENDSATVETAVNAIFDSGFYQRIIVTNAEEGILFEKQTPPEISPDVPQWFQDLVKITPPNMFRDVTYQWRHVGKIYVQSRAGYAYEKLWKGAQDSLILFTCLSLFCLLAISTLIRYLLAPLKKVENQAVALTEKRYLEQEKLPRTRELKRVVEAMNRMVRRVHQMFEEQSRNIEELRRSAYQDNLTGLSNQRATQSQLAERLDYRQDFGTGTLLNVRLKSLQQINQQIGIEQTNSLIKTLAKQLQIMADQSDQGILGRVSGADFILLTRQSDSNQLIIALQQLDQTLSTQLNQFASDPLPSPLICAGSSHCRHDSNSSQLLSEAQIATQEAEKANQLWQQFNADEQSSNAPDQTDWQQHVAHAINQRKIFLQVQSVFSKAPSSMPIQEEVFARILNQNNQPASAGEFLSVVKELNLSAELDRAVFELGTQQASQLSCPLCINLSAESVSVADNLDWLLQQIRNSDLSEKMVFELDETSVLNHPEASSRFRKALNEQSIGFGVDHFGIHPSGFSYLYSIQPDYIKIDGSLIRNIDQSEEDRFFVSSLVSVAHSLGIKAYAEHVERESQLELLNQLEVDGSQGYLHGAPRPLNA; from the coding sequence ATGTCACTGGTTAACCAACTGATAGGTGCGATCTTAGCCATCCTTATCGGCCTGGTTTCTGGCACGCTGTACATTATGTCGGAAAGCTCCCGCTCGGTGCTGCAGGATCAGCTTGAATCGCACGCACAGGACTCAGCGACCCATCTGGGGCTCTATCTGGCACCTTACATGGCGGAGAACGACAGCGCCACGGTAGAAACCGCAGTCAATGCGATCTTTGACAGCGGCTTCTATCAGCGCATTATCGTCACCAATGCCGAAGAAGGAATACTGTTTGAAAAACAGACCCCGCCGGAGATCAGCCCGGATGTGCCGCAGTGGTTTCAGGATCTGGTAAAAATCACCCCGCCCAACATGTTTCGTGATGTCACCTACCAATGGCGCCATGTTGGCAAAATATACGTGCAGAGCCGGGCCGGTTACGCTTACGAAAAACTCTGGAAAGGCGCTCAGGACAGCCTGATTCTGTTCACCTGCCTCTCCCTTTTCTGTCTGCTGGCCATCAGCACCCTGATCCGTTACCTGCTGGCGCCCCTGAAGAAGGTTGAAAACCAGGCTGTCGCCCTCACTGAGAAACGCTATCTGGAGCAAGAAAAGCTACCCAGAACACGTGAGTTGAAACGGGTGGTTGAGGCCATGAACCGGATGGTTCGCCGGGTACATCAGATGTTCGAAGAGCAGAGCCGCAATATCGAAGAGCTGCGTCGCAGCGCCTATCAGGATAACCTGACCGGCCTGTCTAATCAGCGGGCCACGCAGTCACAACTGGCAGAACGCCTCGATTATCGCCAGGACTTTGGCACCGGGACCCTGCTGAACGTGCGCCTTAAATCACTGCAGCAGATCAACCAGCAGATCGGTATCGAACAGACCAACAGCCTGATTAAAACGCTGGCCAAACAACTGCAGATTATGGCAGATCAATCCGATCAGGGCATTCTGGGCCGTGTCAGCGGGGCCGACTTTATCCTCCTGACCCGCCAGAGCGACAGCAATCAGCTCATTATCGCCCTGCAGCAGCTCGACCAGACACTGAGCACACAGCTCAACCAATTTGCCAGCGATCCACTACCCTCACCACTGATCTGCGCAGGCAGCAGCCATTGCCGGCACGACAGCAACAGCAGCCAACTGCTGTCTGAGGCACAAATCGCCACACAGGAAGCGGAAAAAGCCAACCAGCTCTGGCAACAGTTTAACGCTGATGAGCAGAGCAGTAATGCGCCGGATCAGACCGACTGGCAACAGCATGTTGCTCATGCCATCAACCAACGTAAGATTTTCCTGCAGGTACAGAGCGTTTTCAGTAAAGCCCCCAGCTCCATGCCGATTCAGGAGGAGGTCTTCGCGCGCATTCTTAACCAGAACAACCAGCCGGCCTCAGCCGGTGAGTTTCTCAGTGTGGTCAAAGAGCTTAATCTGTCCGCAGAGCTGGATCGGGCCGTATTCGAGCTGGGCACACAACAGGCCAGTCAGCTCTCCTGCCCGCTGTGTATCAACCTGAGTGCGGAAAGTGTCAGCGTAGCAGACAACCTTGATTGGCTACTGCAACAGATCCGAAACAGCGACCTGTCTGAGAAAATGGTCTTTGAGCTGGATGAAACCAGCGTACTGAACCATCCTGAAGCCAGTAGCCGATTCCGCAAAGCCCTCAACGAGCAGAGCATCGGCTTTGGCGTCGATCATTTCGGCATCCACCCGAGCGGCTTCTCTTACCTGTACTCGATCCAACCCGATTACATTAAGATTGATGGTTCGCTGATTCGCAACATCGATCAGAGTGAAGAGGATCGCTTCTTCGTCAGCAGTCTGGTCAGCGTGGCTCACAGCCTCGGCATCAAGGCTTATGCCGAGCATGTTGAACGTGAAAGCCAACTGGAACTCCTGAATCAGCTGGAGGTTGATGGCTCGCAGGGTTACCTGCATGGCGCTCCGCGACCTCTGAACGCGTAA
- a CDS encoding transglutaminase-like cysteine peptidase, which yields MLFVLLIVISCLLLLQVGAESIRLSQADIEKLGQKYGQRAKLRLQSWQALLTDLADKDEQEKLTEVNRFFNQVRFIDDIKHWKKKDYWATPVEFLITNGGDCEDFSIAKYYTLKELGVPVEKMNLAYVKALTYNQAHMVLTYYQTPGSVPLVLDNINGQILPASKRPDLLHVYSFNGDKLWLSKMGRRTTLVGTSDRLKPWVKLQSRIENKDINLQ from the coding sequence ATGCTGTTCGTGTTGCTGATCGTCATCTCCTGCCTGTTATTGCTTCAAGTAGGTGCCGAGAGTATTCGCCTGAGCCAGGCTGATATTGAGAAGCTGGGGCAGAAATATGGCCAGCGGGCGAAACTTCGCCTGCAAAGCTGGCAGGCACTGCTGACCGATCTGGCTGACAAGGATGAACAGGAAAAGCTCACAGAGGTGAATCGGTTTTTTAATCAGGTCCGCTTTATTGACGATATCAAACACTGGAAGAAAAAAGATTACTGGGCCACGCCGGTCGAATTTCTGATTACCAATGGCGGAGACTGCGAAGACTTCAGTATCGCCAAATACTATACCCTGAAGGAGCTGGGTGTTCCGGTCGAAAAAATGAATCTGGCCTACGTAAAAGCCCTGACCTACAACCAGGCGCACATGGTGCTGACCTACTATCAGACTCCTGGCTCAGTCCCGCTGGTACTCGATAACATCAATGGCCAGATCCTGCCCGCCTCGAAACGCCCGGACCTGCTTCATGTTTACAGCTTTAACGGCGATAAGCTCTGGCTCTCAAAGATGGGGCGCAGAACCACGCTGGTCGGCACATCAGATCGGCTGAAGCCCTGGGTAAAACTGCAATCAAGAATTGAAAATAAGGACATTAACCTACAATAG
- a CDS encoding DUF3080 family protein, translating into MRYMLLLLLTCTALGLTGCSRDTPEAMLENYLYRLSNSLELEQPAPFSPPVRAGFPLKRERILATEEIREGLLDVLRLQECNLVLMIAERNSSLGKVYRPSLKLAYELRFFSALSQCRQRLANQESADQALLRRLDEIYQVKQQNLPLELWNGIFSSEAIEANFSRDRTPLPLRDDGTVAASQAALSQLVALTGHPPGWFESPDSAIPDLEPSYEILHKNASGTRVFSSLELMTHYLNTASSLINTRLAQRPLCYNQQASTQGKILRNVFFKFYIGDVQPYLALVHNQSAPWMKLNADLLSNFQQLNIQIPESMQAYYAKMISISAPEGLWQQYIRARDQHTQSWQRLLKQCGLMPTK; encoded by the coding sequence ATGCGCTACATGCTCCTCCTGCTATTAACCTGCACGGCTCTCGGGCTGACCGGTTGCAGCCGGGACACCCCTGAGGCCATGCTGGAAAACTATCTGTATCGCCTCAGCAACAGCCTTGAACTGGAACAACCTGCCCCCTTTTCACCCCCTGTCCGTGCGGGATTCCCGCTGAAGCGTGAACGCATTCTGGCGACAGAGGAGATCCGTGAAGGATTACTGGATGTACTCCGCTTACAGGAATGCAATCTGGTTCTGATGATTGCAGAACGTAACAGCTCTCTGGGCAAGGTTTACCGCCCCTCTCTGAAACTGGCTTACGAGCTACGCTTTTTCAGCGCCCTGAGCCAGTGTCGCCAGCGTCTGGCCAATCAGGAAAGCGCCGATCAGGCTCTGCTCAGGCGTCTGGATGAGATCTATCAGGTCAAACAGCAGAACCTGCCACTGGAACTGTGGAACGGAATATTCAGCTCGGAAGCGATCGAGGCAAATTTCAGCCGGGACAGGACCCCGCTGCCACTGCGGGATGACGGTACAGTCGCTGCCAGTCAGGCTGCCCTGAGCCAGCTGGTCGCGCTGACAGGTCATCCGCCCGGCTGGTTTGAATCTCCCGACAGCGCCATCCCTGACCTTGAACCCAGTTATGAAATACTGCACAAAAACGCCAGTGGCACTCGTGTATTCAGCTCGCTGGAACTCATGACGCACTACCTGAACACAGCCAGTTCGCTGATCAATACCCGACTGGCCCAACGCCCGCTCTGTTATAACCAGCAGGCCAGCACACAGGGTAAAATTCTCCGCAATGTGTTCTTCAAGTTCTACATTGGTGATGTCCAGCCCTACCTGGCTCTGGTACACAATCAAAGCGCCCCATGGATGAAACTAAATGCTGATTTATTGTCTAATTTTCAGCAGCTTAATATCCAGATACCCGAGAGTATGCAGGCGTATTACGCTAAAATGATCTCGATTTCGGCGCCGGAGGGTTTATGGCAGCAATATATCCGGGCCCGCGATCAGCACACACAATCCTGGCAGCGACTGCTGAAACAGTGCGGCCTGATGCCAACGAAATAA
- a CDS encoding MATE family efflux transporter, with protein sequence MSLFFIYGAPALKRIAEIKLILSLGLPIAIAQLAQTSMGFVDTLMAGRYSPTDLAAVALGSGIWLPLFIASQGLLMATTPLVAHLVGAGAAEQSRQPLHMGMIVAGILSLLGISFLQNCGFIFELMSVEAELARLTQAYLAAISWGFPALLLFQLIRSYVEGFGKTRPVMKISILGLLCNIPLNYVLIYGEFGFPELGGVGCGWATAIVMWTMCLTALLYLQKSPGFDSIKPLSQWRLPPLTQAKSYIRLGLPIGFALLIEASMFSVIALLLADLGEVIISAHQITISFTSLIFMLPLSIAMALTIRVGHQLGAGRPEAARFSVSSGLLITLGLAFVSSASMALFAQEIASLYTRETTIIEIATVLITVAALFQFSDAIQITCAGALRGYKDTSIPLLLVFIAYWVVGLPTGYLLGKTNLLLPAMGPLGFWIGLLIGLTIGAILLLSRLYWRSRQPLSP encoded by the coding sequence TTGTCGCTTTTCTTTATTTACGGAGCTCCAGCCCTGAAACGGATAGCTGAAATAAAACTAATTCTGAGCCTTGGTCTGCCCATCGCCATCGCCCAACTGGCACAGACCTCCATGGGATTTGTCGACACCCTGATGGCCGGGCGCTACAGCCCTACCGATCTGGCTGCGGTCGCGTTGGGCTCCGGCATCTGGTTACCGCTGTTTATCGCCAGTCAGGGTTTGCTGATGGCTACTACGCCGCTGGTCGCCCATCTGGTCGGCGCCGGAGCGGCCGAACAGAGCCGGCAACCTTTACATATGGGAATGATTGTCGCCGGAATACTGAGCCTGCTCGGCATCAGCTTTCTGCAAAACTGCGGTTTCATCTTTGAACTCATGTCAGTGGAAGCTGAGCTGGCGCGGCTGACCCAGGCCTATCTGGCGGCCATATCCTGGGGCTTCCCCGCCCTGCTGCTGTTTCAGTTGATCCGCAGTTACGTAGAAGGGTTTGGTAAAACACGCCCGGTTATGAAGATCTCAATACTGGGCCTGCTCTGTAACATACCGCTCAACTACGTGCTTATTTACGGCGAATTTGGCTTCCCGGAACTGGGCGGCGTAGGGTGTGGCTGGGCCACGGCGATTGTGATGTGGACCATGTGCCTGACCGCTTTGCTCTACCTGCAGAAATCCCCCGGCTTCGACAGTATTAAACCCTTGAGCCAATGGCGGTTGCCGCCGCTGACTCAGGCGAAAAGCTATATTCGCCTGGGCCTGCCGATCGGTTTTGCCCTGCTGATTGAAGCCAGCATGTTTTCAGTCATTGCCCTGCTGCTGGCTGATCTGGGTGAGGTGATTATCTCGGCGCACCAGATCACCATCAGCTTCACCAGCCTGATCTTTATGCTGCCCTTGAGTATCGCCATGGCACTGACCATCCGCGTCGGCCACCAACTCGGCGCCGGACGCCCGGAAGCCGCGCGTTTCAGTGTCAGCAGTGGCCTTCTGATCACACTGGGGCTGGCCTTTGTCAGTTCCGCCTCCATGGCACTGTTCGCTCAGGAGATCGCCTCTCTGTATACGCGGGAAACCACTATTATCGAAATTGCGACCGTACTCATCACGGTGGCTGCACTGTTTCAGTTCTCAGATGCGATTCAGATCACCTGCGCCGGTGCACTTCGCGGCTACAAAGACACCAGCATCCCCCTGCTGCTGGTATTTATCGCTTACTGGGTTGTCGGCCTCCCCACCGGCTACCTGCTCGGCAAAACGAATTTACTATTACCCGCCATGGGCCCTCTGGGGTTCTGGATCGGTTTGCTAATCGGCCTGACGATCGGGGCTATACTGTTACTGTCCCGCCTCTACTGGCGGAGCAGGCAACCCCTTTCCCCATAA
- a CDS encoding cold-shock protein: protein MATTGTVKWFNDEKGFGFIEQENGPDVFAHFSAIQGDGFKSLAEGQKVEFTITQGQKGPQAENIVKL, encoded by the coding sequence ATGGCAACAACTGGAACAGTTAAGTGGTTTAACGACGAAAAGGGTTTTGGCTTCATTGAGCAGGAAAACGGACCTGACGTTTTTGCTCATTTCAGCGCAATTCAGGGTGACGGCTTCAAGAGCCTGGCCGAAGGTCAGAAAGTTGAATTCACGATCACTCAGGGTCAGAAAGGCCCTCAGGCTGAGAACATCGTTAAGCTGTAA
- the mqo gene encoding malate dehydrogenase (quinone): protein MSTKSVDVLLVGAGAMSTTLGVMLKQLDPSLKISMVERLDHVAYESTDGMNNAGTGHAAYCELNYTPKMADGSINASKAFAINASFEVSLQFWSYLVEQNALPEPNQFINPVPHQSFVWGEENVEFLRKRYEALRASHQFEDMEYSEDFTTLQEWMPLVMANRDPNEKVAATRVRYGSDVNFGSLARNMVNHLQQQDDFELLLSRTVKDLNQNSDKSWTVTLKNEQSGAKEIYNAKFVFLGAGGGALPLLQKSGIQEGKGYGGFPVSGQWLVCRKPEIVKQHLAKVYGMAPIGAPPMSVPHLDTRVINGEQALLFGPFAGFTTKFLKQGSILDMPLSINLGNIKPMLSVGMNNMDLTKYLISEVMQSHGERVDSLRRFFPDAKDEDWELSYAGQRVQIIKKDAEGKGKLEFGTEVISAADGSLAALLGASPGASTAVSTMVNIVETCFAEQLSTPEWQEKLHAMIPSYGQDLTQDAELLRSIRQRTLDVLGLDNVKKPELQVA, encoded by the coding sequence ATGAGCACAAAATCAGTAGACGTATTACTAGTCGGCGCGGGAGCGATGAGTACAACCCTGGGGGTTATGCTCAAGCAGCTGGATCCATCCCTGAAAATCAGCATGGTCGAGCGCCTGGACCATGTTGCCTATGAAAGCACTGACGGCATGAATAATGCCGGTACTGGTCACGCCGCTTATTGCGAATTGAATTACACCCCTAAGATGGCTGACGGCAGTATCAATGCCAGCAAAGCATTCGCAATTAATGCCTCATTTGAAGTCAGCCTGCAGTTCTGGTCTTACCTGGTCGAGCAGAACGCACTGCCTGAGCCAAACCAGTTTATCAACCCGGTTCCACACCAGAGCTTTGTCTGGGGTGAAGAGAACGTCGAATTCCTGCGCAAGCGTTATGAAGCCCTGCGTGCCTCACACCAGTTTGAGGATATGGAATACAGCGAAGATTTCACTACCCTGCAGGAGTGGATGCCATTGGTTATGGCCAATCGCGATCCGAATGAAAAAGTGGCTGCGACCCGCGTTCGCTATGGTTCCGACGTCAACTTCGGCTCTCTGGCACGTAATATGGTCAACCACCTGCAACAGCAGGATGACTTTGAGTTACTGCTGAGCCGCACAGTCAAAGACCTGAACCAGAACAGTGACAAAAGCTGGACAGTGACACTGAAGAACGAACAAAGCGGCGCAAAAGAGATCTACAACGCAAAATTCGTTTTCCTGGGTGCAGGTGGCGGTGCCCTGCCACTGTTGCAGAAATCAGGCATTCAGGAAGGCAAAGGCTACGGCGGCTTCCCGGTGAGCGGCCAGTGGCTGGTTTGCCGCAAGCCTGAAATCGTTAAACAGCACTTGGCGAAAGTCTATGGCATGGCGCCGATCGGCGCGCCACCGATGTCCGTACCTCACCTGGATACACGTGTCATCAACGGTGAGCAGGCCCTGCTGTTTGGTCCGTTTGCCGGCTTTACCACCAAGTTCCTGAAACAGGGCTCGATTCTGGACATGCCGCTCAGCATCAACCTCGGCAATATCAAGCCGATGCTCTCCGTTGGCATGAACAACATGGACCTGACCAAGTACCTGATCAGTGAAGTGATGCAGTCTCACGGTGAGCGCGTTGACTCACTGCGCCGCTTCTTCCCGGATGCCAAAGATGAAGACTGGGAGCTGTCTTACGCAGGTCAGCGCGTCCAGATCATCAAGAAAGACGCTGAAGGCAAGGGCAAACTGGAGTTCGGTACCGAGGTAATCTCCGCAGCCGACGGCTCCCTTGCTGCCCTGCTGGGCGCATCTCCGGGCGCTTCTACGGCGGTTTCCACCATGGTTAACATCGTAGAAACCTGTTTTGCAGAACAACTTAGCACTCCCGAGTGGCAGGAAAAACTGCACGCGATGATCCCTTCCTACGGTCAGGATCTGACACAGGATGCAGAGCTGTTGCGCAGCATTCGTCAGCGTACTCTGGATGTTCTGGGGCTGGATAACGTAAAAAAGCCTGAACTGCAGGTTGCCTGA
- a CDS encoding SMI1/KNR4 family protein — translation MEDIIELLQERNADVPVPLELPDDDDLVEIEEQILISLPDEYKEFLLEVSDVICGSLEPATVADPQSHTFLPEMAATAWDIGMPREFIPVCEHAQGYYCISQEAQIFLWQRDEGLVDEWPSIWNWAKEVWLES, via the coding sequence ATGGAAGATATTATTGAATTGCTGCAGGAGCGTAATGCCGATGTACCTGTGCCGCTTGAGCTGCCGGATGACGATGACCTGGTTGAGATTGAGGAGCAGATCCTGATCTCTCTGCCGGATGAGTACAAGGAGTTCCTGCTTGAAGTCAGTGATGTCATCTGTGGTTCTCTGGAACCGGCTACAGTGGCAGACCCTCAGTCTCATACGTTTTTGCCGGAAATGGCAGCAACGGCCTGGGATATTGGCATGCCGCGGGAGTTTATTCCTGTCTGCGAGCATGCGCAGGGATATTACTGCATCAGTCAGGAAGCTCAGATCTTCCTGTGGCAGCGGGATGAAGGGCTGGTTGATGAGTGGCCTTCGATCTGGAACTGGGCTAAAGAAGTATGGCTGGAGAGCTGA
- a CDS encoding tetratricopeptide repeat protein — protein sequence MSGTLFKQVELLAEQMLEAAEADDEPRFYQHYEALEALCMSHQGKKSDHPVLWETLADFSEDNPRAIALYQQAFSLADQLKENEYKASIMFALAQRQSEEGDSEAALLSLEKAQRFASFTEDEELQQEIAELQSALA from the coding sequence ATGAGCGGAACACTGTTTAAACAGGTTGAATTACTGGCTGAGCAGATGCTGGAAGCGGCTGAGGCAGATGATGAACCTCGCTTCTATCAGCACTATGAGGCGCTGGAAGCGCTCTGTATGAGCCATCAGGGCAAAAAGTCTGATCATCCGGTGTTGTGGGAGACGCTGGCCGATTTTTCCGAGGATAATCCCCGGGCAATTGCGCTTTACCAACAGGCGTTCAGTCTGGCTGATCAGCTAAAAGAAAATGAGTATAAAGCGTCGATTATGTTCGCACTGGCGCAACGCCAAAGCGAAGAGGGTGACAGTGAAGCAGCGCTGCTGTCGCTGGAGAAGGCGCAGCGGTTCGCCTCTTTTACTGAGGACGAGGAGTTGCAGCAGGAGATTGCTGAACTGCAGTCAGCTCTGGCTTAA
- a CDS encoding PHA/PHB synthase family protein, translating to MTKKGEPMDNNSNLLSSNPQEFIDYLNTETQKVLDMFSTSGGDDIFTQFAQSWTELANRSWEDPTVWIRAITDYQQSQLNLWTNLLTGKTDQTIAEPARGDRRFQAEEWSQNPVFDYIKQSYLLSSRLLQEMASNAKLSDQEQKKLEFYTQQYIDAMSPTNFALTNPEVLQQALETKGQSLVDGLKNLLGDVDKGRISMTDESAFKLGENIATTEGTVVFENEMFQLIQYKPTTEETFARPTMIVPPCINKFYILDLQESNSYVKYCVDQGQTTFMVSWLNPTTDQSYISWDDYVEKGVIKATQVVQEITGSDKINAVAWCVGGTLLGTSLAVMAARKDTTIASATFFTTLLDFQDPGDLCVFIDEQQVKKLEDKVNNQGYLSGRELATSFNMLRSNDLIWSYVVNNYLKGQTPPPFDILYWNSDSTNLPATMYTYYINKMYLDNALTKKDELTICGEKIDLGKIKIPCYFLSTIEDHIAPWKGTFSGTELLKGKNEFVLGASGHVAGVINPASKNRRHYWINGELGETAEHWLESAERQEGSWWPHWAEWLKRRAGKKVPAPAAPGNAEYQAIEPAPGRYVAVRID from the coding sequence ATGACGAAGAAAGGCGAACCTATGGACAACAATAGCAATCTACTCTCCTCCAATCCTCAGGAGTTTATCGACTACCTGAACACCGAAACACAGAAAGTGCTGGACATGTTTTCAACCTCAGGCGGTGACGATATTTTCACCCAGTTTGCTCAGTCCTGGACTGAACTGGCTAACCGCTCCTGGGAAGACCCAACCGTATGGATTCGCGCCATTACTGATTACCAGCAGAGCCAGCTAAACCTCTGGACTAATCTGCTCACCGGAAAAACCGACCAGACCATCGCCGAACCTGCCCGCGGTGATCGCCGCTTCCAGGCTGAAGAGTGGTCTCAGAACCCGGTCTTTGACTACATCAAGCAATCCTACCTGCTCAGTTCACGACTGCTGCAGGAGATGGCTTCCAATGCCAAGCTCTCCGATCAGGAACAGAAAAAGCTGGAGTTTTACACCCAGCAGTACATAGACGCGATGTCGCCGACCAACTTCGCCCTCACCAACCCGGAAGTCCTGCAGCAGGCACTCGAAACCAAAGGTCAGAGTCTGGTAGACGGTCTGAAAAACCTGCTCGGCGATGTGGATAAAGGCCGCATCTCCATGACCGACGAGTCAGCCTTCAAACTGGGCGAGAACATTGCTACCACCGAAGGTACCGTGGTTTTCGAAAACGAGATGTTCCAGCTCATCCAGTACAAGCCAACGACCGAAGAAACCTTCGCACGCCCGACCATGATCGTGCCGCCCTGCATCAACAAGTTCTATATTCTCGACCTGCAGGAAAGCAACTCATACGTTAAATACTGTGTTGATCAGGGCCAGACCACCTTTATGGTCTCATGGCTCAACCCGACAACTGATCAGAGCTACATCAGCTGGGACGATTACGTAGAAAAAGGCGTGATTAAAGCCACTCAGGTGGTTCAGGAGATTACCGGCAGCGACAAGATCAATGCGGTAGCCTGGTGTGTAGGCGGTACGTTGCTGGGCACCAGTCTGGCAGTGATGGCCGCACGTAAAGATACCACTATCGCCTCTGCCACTTTCTTTACCACCCTGCTGGACTTCCAGGATCCGGGTGATCTCTGCGTTTTCATTGACGAACAGCAGGTTAAGAAGCTGGAAGACAAGGTCAACAATCAGGGTTATCTCAGTGGACGCGAGCTGGCGACCTCATTCAACATGCTGCGCTCCAATGACCTGATCTGGTCTTACGTAGTCAACAACTACCTTAAAGGCCAGACACCACCGCCGTTCGATATCCTTTACTGGAACAGCGACTCAACCAACCTGCCAGCGACCATGTACACCTACTACATCAACAAGATGTATCTGGACAATGCGCTGACCAAAAAAGATGAGCTGACCATCTGTGGTGAAAAGATCGACCTGGGCAAAATCAAGATCCCTTGCTACTTCCTGTCGACCATCGAAGACCATATTGCACCGTGGAAAGGCACCTTCAGCGGCACCGAGCTGCTCAAAGGTAAAAACGAGTTTGTTCTCGGCGCCAGCGGTCACGTGGCCGGCGTTATCAACCCGGCATCCAAAAACCGTCGCCACTACTGGATCAACGGTGAGCTGGGTGAAACTGCAGAGCACTGGCTGGAAAGCGCGGAACGTCAGGAAGGCTCCTGGTGGCCTCACTGGGCCGAGTGGCTGAAACGCCGTGCGGGCAAAAAAGTGCCTGCACCGGCTGCGCCGGGTAATGCCGAGTATCAGGCCATTGAGCCGGCACCGGGTCGTTACGTCGCTGTACGTATCGACTAA
- a CDS encoding glutaredoxin family protein — protein MCEVAAQLIAATVDMQQYAIYQVDIADDDQLLEAYAVRIPVLVDLSSGKELSWPFDQTGLSDFLSQLDQPA, from the coding sequence TTGTGCGAGGTTGCAGCGCAACTGATCGCTGCCACGGTCGATATGCAGCAGTACGCCATCTATCAGGTCGATATCGCAGATGACGATCAGTTGCTGGAGGCTTATGCCGTGCGTATTCCTGTGCTGGTGGATCTGAGCAGCGGCAAGGAGCTGAGCTGGCCGTTTGATCAGACAGGGCTGAGTGATTTTCTCAGTCAGTTGGATCAGCCAGCCTGA